The Papaver somniferum cultivar HN1 chromosome 3, ASM357369v1, whole genome shotgun sequence genome includes a region encoding these proteins:
- the LOC113358432 gene encoding uncharacterized protein LOC113358432: protein MDDIYPKKFTEIELLSQKIYSLGRFQSEVAENLEGELLQPHQLVDGWMNFFSAEIKEILAMERRLYDGNSAESLGLLQSVIQQLKTMKKYIANQMEPTPVDSDPVSDLTQKSTISSAESEDESLDCELLPPFCFEEDDDSTTLDSHEQIFFPNWSILMDTFHIKNVLGTEILNLYKPIDSREDMLFDKIYEREFCCAMLLVWNLRNGKWEYKLLNDDGVICGAHVNEGNSEYLKKLVFLHSKVLCMDYFYMHFGDTGSLFDHGRDDFLWQLKQGKVIYKFIVDECLFIIIYSTHWIYDRGKVRDGATEYFSFSFVDAYEFYVDPNTSWVIVLFGSILTDAYNGNLVCELFPRHGYPYEFQLFHPSPDAVRVAYIQLQI from the exons ATGGACGATATCTATCCAAAAAAATTTACAGAAATTGAATTATTATCTCAGAAAATTTATAGTTTGGGAAGATTTCAGTCTGAAGTAGCAGAGAATTTGGAGGGTGAACTTCTTCAACCTCATCAGCTAGTAGATGGATGGATGAATTTCTTTTCAGCAGAAATTAAGGAAATATTGGCGATGGAACGGAGATTGTATGATGGGAATTCGGCAGAGAGTCTTGGATTACTTCAATCAGTGATTCAACAACTGAAGACGATGAAGAAATACATCGCTAACCAAATGGAACCAACTCCTGTTGATTCTGATCCAGTAAGTGATTTGACTCAGAAATCTACAATTTCATCAGCTGAATCCGAAGATGAATCTCTTGACTGCGAGTTGCTTCCGCCGTTTTGctttgaagaagatgatgattcaaCAACTTTAGACTCACATGAACAAATTTTTTTCCCTAATTGGAGTATTTTGATGGatacttttcacatcaaaaaTGTTCTAGGTACAGAGATACTGAATCTCTACAAACCAATTG ACAGTCGTGAGGATATGCTATTTGATAAAATATATGAACGAGAATTCTGCTGTGCTATGCTTCTTGTATGGAATCTTAGGAATGGAAAGTGGGAATACAAGCTCTTAAATGATGATGGAGTTATTTGTGGTGCTCATGTTAATGAAGGCAATTCGGAATACTTGAAGAAATTGGTCTTCCTCCACAGCAAAGTACTATGTATGGATTACTTCTATATGCATTTTGGTGATACTGGCTCGCTATTTGATCATGGCAGAGATGATTTTCTCTGGCAACTTAAACAAGGTAAGGTAATTTACAAGTTTATAGTTGACGAATGTCTTTTCATTATCATCTATTCTACCCACTGGATATACGATCGTGGCAAGGTGCGAGATGGTGCTACggagtatttttctttttcttttgttgatgcttatgaattttatgttgatccaaataCTTCTTGGGTGATTGTTCTTTTTGGGTCAATTTTGACGGATGCATACAATGGAAATTTGGTTTGTGAGCTGTTTCCAAGACATGGGTATCCGTATGAATTTCAGTTATTCCATCCTTCGCCAGATGCAGTTAGAGTAGCATATATTCAACTACAGATATAG